A genome region from Choloepus didactylus isolate mChoDid1 chromosome 14, mChoDid1.pri, whole genome shotgun sequence includes the following:
- the LOC119509291 gene encoding 39S ribosomal protein L30, mitochondrial-like: MAGILHLVVQRPPGNLQTVTKGVESLICTEWIRHKFTRSRIPDKVFQPSPADHEKYGGDPQNPHKLHIVTRIKSTIGRPYWEKDIIKVLGLEKAHTPQIHKNIPSVNARLKVVKHLIRIQPLKLPQGLPTEEDMSDTCLKSTEELVVRWRLKPVGQEGIES; the protein is encoded by the coding sequence ATGGCAGGGATTTTGCACTTGGTGGTTCAGAGGCCGCCAGGCAATCTCCAGACTGTGACAAAAGGGGTGGAGTCTCTCATTTGTACAGAGTGGATTCGTCACAAATTTACCAGGTCAAGAATTCCGGATAAAGTGTTTCAACCTTCACCTGCAGAtcatgaaaaatatggtggggatCCCCAAAACCCCCATAAACTGCATattgttaccagaataaaaagtaCAATAGGACGTCCATACTGGGAAAAAGATATAATAAAGGTGCTTGGATTAGAAAAGGCACATACTCCTCAAATTCACAAGAATATCCCCTCGGTGAATGCAAGATTGAAAGTGGTTAAACATTTGATTAGAATCCAGCCACTGAAACTGCCACAAGGCCTTCCAACAGAGGAGGACATGTCTGACACGTGCCTCAAGAGCACTGAGGAGCTGGTAGTGCGGTGGCGCCTAAAGCCTGTGGGGCAGGAAGGAATTGAGTCCTAA